DNA sequence from the Staphylococcus epidermidis genome:
ATCACAAAATCGGCTACTAATATCATAATGGTAAAGATAATCATTGCAACATAAAAAATCCACGATAATCTTCCCTCATGAAAACCAAATTGATAAATTAAAAAACCAATCCATAACATTAAAAGTGATGGTATCACCGGTTTAATTAAACCAATAAATGCTAACGCAAAGGCTATAATAATTAAAATCCATAATATCGCTGTCATCTCTATCTACTCCACATCTTCTATTGTAATTTTTTGATCTTTCGTAAACAAGATGAGTATCATCCCTACGAAGATAGAACTTGCTGAGACAAAGAATACATTTTCCAAACCAACCCAATGACTCATCACACCACCTAGCAAATTACCACCAAGTTGTCCTATTACCATGGCATTGGCAAAAAGTGTTGATGCATAACCTGGAAAATCAGGAAGAATATCTTGAAAATAACTAATCCCAAGACCTAGTAATATTGCTAGAAAGATGGCTAAACATATTTGTCCAACAAGCATCATATGAAAATTTTTAAATACACCAATACTAAAGTAAAATGCGCCACCAAATACAGAACCAATTATCAATAAAGTTCGAGTTGGCAATTTAGCTGATAATATACCTAATATAACCATAAACGGCACTTCTAAACCTGCACATAAACTTGCTAAATAGCCTACATATCTTTCCTTTTCATTTAAATAATCTGTCACAAAAAGTGGCATATTCATCGTATACATCCATTGCCCAATATGAAGTAATATAAACGCTATAAATGGAATAAATAATGATTTATCTTTAAACATATTTGGTGCGATTTTCTCAATATGCTGTTGTTCAGAAATTTGATTTTTTACCGGTAAATTTTTATAAAAAAACACTTGTAAAATTAAAGTAAATAAAATAATAGCTATTGTGCCACCAAATAATCCAGAATAACCTTTTAACTCAATAAGTTGTGCACCTATAAATGGCCCAAATAAAAAACCAAGTGAAAACATTGAACGTAAAACAGTATTAGCAAACTTAGCACGATCACGTGAACTTGAAGCATTGATTGATTCTCTGGCAGAGGCATACAATTGTGGCATTGCT
Encoded proteins:
- a CDS encoding sugar efflux transporter — its product is MFTALLQIKNYKLFVVNMLLLGMGIAVTVPYLILFATKDLGMTTTQYGLLLALAAISQFIVNSIIARFSDTHHLNRKILIITALFMGAVSFSIYFYVHQIWLFIVLYALFQGLFAPAMPQLYASARESINASSSRDRAKFANTVLRSMFSLGFLFGPFIGAQLIELKGYSGLFGGTIAIILFTLILQVFFYKNLPVKNQISEQQHIEKIAPNMFKDKSLFIPFIAFILLHIGQWMYTMNMPLFVTDYLNEKERYVGYLASLCAGLEVPFMVILGILSAKLPTRTLLIIGSVFGGAFYFSIGVFKNFHMMLVGQICLAIFLAILLGLGISYFQDILPDFPGYASTLFANAMVIGQLGGNLLGGVMSHWVGLENVFFVSASSIFVGMILILFTKDQKITIEDVE